Part of the Dasania marina DSM 21967 genome, GTCGATGGCCGCGATATTTTATTGAATCATAAAGATGTGCATCACAGTGCTGTCGATGTTTGCTATAGCCACCATGAAGCCTTGGATGGCAGCGGCTACCCGCGCGGCTTACAATCCAGCAACATTTCTGAAATTACTCGTATAGTCACTATATGCGATGTCTACGATGCCATTACCAGTGAGCGCGTGTATAAAACTGGCCAGTCCTCATTGGAAGCTTTAAAAGTACTGTATCAAAACCGTGAAACCAAATTTGATAACCGCTTAGTCACCGAATTCATTGAGTGCATAGGCCTGTATCCACCAGGCAGTATCGTAGAGCTTAAAAATGGCGAAGTCGGTATAGTGATTAGCACCAACTATCGCCATCGCCATCTACCCAAAGCATTGCTAGTGCGCGACAGTAATAAAATGCCCACCAAAGAAACCGTCGTTAATTTAGAGAAAAAAGCGGGTTCTGAAAATAATCTCTATGTTATTAATACGGTATTGGCCAACGGCTCGCACGGCATACGTATAGAAAAGTACATTAAACGAGGCTTAACCATAGAGTAGGCCTTAGCCTCAGTTTAGGCTTGGGTTTGAGCTTGGGCTTTCACCCAAAAAATCAGCAGCGTATTTTTGTATCCACTCCGCTGCGGCCTCATTACCATCCAGCAACCTACCCTCGCGTTCGTAAATCATATTTTTGTACACGTCTATTTGGCACACCTGCTGCACCATACGTGAGCGAAATGATTCCTGCTGATTCAAAAAACACACACCCACTTCGTAGCCACTACTTTGAGGCTTACACCACACCACCTTACCTAAACCGTGGTACTGCGGCGACACGGTGGTGATATCAACGCAAACCTGACAACCTACAGCTAGGTAATGACCAATGTCACAGGCTATACCGCCCTGGCTGACATCGACCATTTCACCGCTAACACAGGCTGTCGTTGGCATACCGCTAACGTCAAAGTCTACTGAGATTTGGATGGGTACATCTGCAGGGTGGCGCATATATTTACGCATACTACCTCCAACAGCTAATAACAGAAGGGCTGTTGCTATAAGTGTAGTGCGCTTATCCATAGGGTAAAGAAAATGCCGCTAATAGCGAGGCTATGCGGCATTTTGGCTGTTGACGATGCGGCTATCAGGCTGACCTTAGAGCATATCCTTATAAGGAGAATCTATATCCAAGTTTACCTGAGCACCAAAACCCGGCACGCCTATGCCGTGGCTATCCATGCTCAAGTCCTTACCACCTAATACATTGTTATCAAACTTATATATCAGCTCAGCGCCACCACTAGTAGCCAGCGCATCATAGGCCGCCGATTGTGCTTTAACCGCCTCGTTGCTGCTTAAATATTGTTGATAAATCTTATCACCGTATTTTTTAGCTAGCATTTTGTGGGCGATGTGCGGCGCCAATATCGGTGCGGAAGCATTGTTGCCACCAAAGCCTTTAGAGTTAAGCACCGCCACATCCATACCCTCAACGCCCACCTCTCGGTGCTGGGTACTAAACGCCAGGTTGCTACAGTGTACGTCCTCGGCAATAGTGTCGATGGTGTTAATACCGGGAATGATACCCTTATTCCACACGCCCAAGCTATTAACCAGCTGATCACCTGAAGACACACCTAAAGAGTGCCCTATATAGGACTTAATCGCCGCGACTGGCCACTGGTTAATGCCAAATTGCTTGGCCACTTCATTCAAAATATGGGATTCAGTAACCCGGTTTTGCGGCGTGCTGCTGCCATGGGCATGTATATACGAGCGCTGCTGTACCGCCTGCTCACCCAAGATAGCCTTGGCCACCGCCATAGACTTCGCCACCGTGAGATAATTGCCTACACCCGGCGATGAGATAGATTTTTTATAGCCATCGGCATTGATAAATACATCGGTGACTGCGCCATACACGGTAGCGCCCAACTCCATCGCCAAGGCATCATCAAATAACACTACAAACTGGGCGGATTCGGCGATAGTAAAGCCGCAGTTATGGCCAAAGGGCCTGACTGCCCGGCGGTTATCGGGAGTATCGCTGCCATCCAGCGCCATCAGTTCAGCATCTGTGGCCAAGGCCCCCATAGCAGCATAACCCGCCACCACATCAGGGTTAATCGGTGCTTCGCTACCGCCTACTATCACCACTCGTGAGCGGCCCTCACGTATTTCATTCACGCCCTGACGCAGGTTATATAAAAAGCTGGCGCAAGCGCCTAGAGTGGCACCGGTAGTACCCGTACTCCCTATCACATAGGCATTAATAAAATCGGCAGGCATTTCGGCAAAGCCCAAGGCACAGTTTTTAGAGGTGACGCGGCGGCCATCAAAACGTGAACCTATCATACCGCCAAGGCCATCTGCATCGGATTGCCCCATAGAGCTACCGGCAAACACACTAATTTGATCGGCAGCCACATGATCACGCACTAGATCCCAATCGATACCCAGATTACCCAAGGCATCAGAAGCACCAAATACTGTCATTTGCAGGCCGCGGGGGTGGCTGCGCGAAGGGTATAGCTTACCCGGTTCAAAACCACTGGGTAACTGCCCCGCCGAGCTCACTGCCGTCGCTCTAGGGTCGGGCACTAACATTTCAGTGGCTTGGTGTATCTCTACCTTAACCGTAGCACCGGCTAAATCAGTCACGACCCAGCCTGCAGGCAGGGTATCGGGTAGGTTGCGTCTTTTAGTTTCAAACGTCAGTGGCGTTGCGGCATCAACATCCATAGCCATGCGCTTGTTAAACACTACCGCGTCGGGGTTAAACCAGGCATCTTCTATACGCCTAACTAAGCTATGATCCAGTATGTGCTGACGTTGAGCCTCACTTAGATCCTCACCTGATGAGCTTATATTCATCAACGCAGCGAGGTTTTGGTAGGTATGCTGCGCCTCAGCTTGGGATAGGCTATCGATAATCATACGGCGATAACCATGATGGCCCGAGCTGCGCCCGGCAGAATTAACGCCACCAAAGCCCACAATAAGAGGAATGCTTGTCATAATACCTACGCCTAATTGTCCAAATATCGATAAATCACAGAAAACGTGACCAATCGTCATAATTAACGGCCATTGTAGACCCAGCACCGACTTTAAAACATAAGTAAAAAGACATAAAATAGTTCTTTTTTGCCAAATGTCATCGTGAGACCTGCATGTACACCGTCAGCTTTATTGCTCTGCCCCAATGCCTAGCCTCTAGCATTAGCCTGCCTTTAGAAATGCTGCATGCTGCTGACCACTTTCACCGTAGTCACAACCGCAGCCGCCAATCCCTGCAAATCAATATCGTCAGCACCGGAGCCGACAGCATAGCCACCGCAGGTGGCCTACAACTACTGGCCACCTGTAAGCTAAAAGATGTTAAGCACAGCGATTTAATTATTCTGCCCTCACTGTGGCGTAACCCTCTAAAAATTCTGCGTAAGCAGCCGCAACTGCTTAGCTGGCTGCAACAAATGGCAGCCCAGGATGCCACCATCTGCGCCGTGGGCACTAGCAGCTGCCTACTGGCTGAGGCCGGTCTGCTGGATGGCAAGCCCGCCACCACCCACTGGTACTTCTGCGAGCAGTTTCAACGGCAATACCCCAAGGTTGATTTAAAGCGGCGCTATTTAATCACCCAAGCTGACAACCTTTATTGCGCGGGCAGTGTTAACTCGGTAGCGGATTTAATTGTGCATCTAATAGAGCGACACTTCGGCCCCGAGATTGCGCATTTAGTAGAAGGACAGTTTTCGCCGGAAATACGCCGATCCTTTTCCAGCCACGCCTATGATGAATACGCCAGTAACCTGCACCAGGACGAGCTCATTATTCAAGCGCAAGAGTGGCTGCAACATCACGCCTTAGAAGACATTAGCATTAGCGATCTCGCCGCCTCCCTAGGGCTGGGCATGCGCACGTTTAATCGCCGCTTTAAACAAGCAACTGCCGCCACCGCTTCGGACTACCTGCAAAGCCTTAGAGTGAATACCGCCAAAGAGCTATTACGCACCAGCAATTTAAGTATTGCCGAAGTTGCCGAGCAATCGGGCTATCACGATAGCAGCTACTTTTGCTCGCGCTTTAAAAAGCTCACGGGGCAAACGCCATTGGCCTATAGGAAAAGTGTTAGAGGTAAGCTGTTTAAAGTTAGCGTCTAAACTCCGTGCTTTATAAACTTCGTTTACTGACTATACTTAGCCAGCACTACAATGGTATTTGCCTATGCAAACAACTAATAAAAAAGCGGTCTTTTAAATGACTAACGTTTTCTTGCTTCGCTGCTTGATGCTCTTACTCTTATCAACTGGGCCCACATTTTCCCAAGACACTACACCTGCCCCCTCAACTGACATCAACATAGCCTTTGACTTATGGCCAGGGTACTACCCTCTGATAATTGCTGAGCAACAAGGCTACTTCAAAAAATATCAGCTCAATGTTAAATCCACTTACTTTGACCGGGTCAGTAAGCTACAAACTCGCTTTGTCGACAAACAATTTGATGCGGTATGCATAGCACTGGGTGATATATTTTCTTTACTAGAACAATTACCCAACGCTCGTATTATTTTAATTGCCGATTTATCCGCTGGCGGTGATGCCTTACTATCGCTGTCACCACTGCCAAAAAACCTTAACAACTTACGCATAGGCATTAACGTCAATGGTTTTGGTGAGCTGTTTATTACTGAGTTCCTTAAGGATTACGATCACAATATAGAAGATGTAACCCTAGTTAATATAGATGCATCGGAAACAACCCAGCTACTGCTAAGCCGGCAGGTAGATATAGTACATAGCTGGGAACCCTTTGTTACCGAGGCCATCAGCGCTGGCGCAAAAATCTTATACACCAGCCGCCAGGCCCCCGGCTTATTACCTGACGTCGTGGCCTTTCACGGAGACTTTTTAGCGCTACATCCTCAGGCTGCCAAAAACTTTACTAAGGCTTGGTTTGAAGCTGTAGAGTGGTGGCTTAACAACCCTGCAGCCGGCAATAAGATTATTGAAAAAACGCTAACACTCAACAAACCTGTAGACTTAAAAGGCATCAAACTGATGTCTTATGAAGACAATCTAGATTCCTTTAACAATCCTCGTTCAGCCCGTTCACTAGACAGAGTATTAAACCGCTATATCGAGTTTTTTTCTCATAAAAATATCATTAGCAAAGAATTGAACGCCACAGAAATCATTAACGCTAATTTCTTAAGCGCCCCCTCTAAGTAAATAAAAAACCACCGATAGGTCTCACCCATAAAAAAGCCGCGCCATGATTACTCATGGCGCGGCAACGTGAGACCTAACACATCACATTAAAATTTGTAGCTAGCCTCTACACCATAAAACCTAGGCATATTCGGCATACGGGCCACACCTGCCGCGCCATAAAAATCTTCAGTAGCTACCCGTTCGTCAGTGGCATTCTCAACAAACAGAGTTACACCATAGTTTTCTGTTTGTATGCCGGCACGAATATTCATAAAATCAGAGGTGTCTGAAGTAATAACATTATCCAATTCCCAAGCCAGCGGGCCTTTGCGAATTAAATCTACACGTACCACCGCGTCCATCATATCGCTTACAGCCGTAGTATATTCTACGCCAGCATTGATATTGTATTTATGTACGCCGGGAACTTTGTTACCGTCTATATCACCGTAATCTTCCGTGGCGGTAAATTTATCAATTTTTGAATCCGCATAACCATAACCTAGGTTAAAGCGTAAACCCTCCATAGGCTGAATAACCGCTTCCAGCTCAACACCTTGTGAGGTGCTTTCGTCTATACCTAAGTTTTCCAAAGTGAAGGTATCTAAATTAAGTCGGGTAAACTGGGTGTTTTCTATGTCTATATGGAACACAGCACCACTTAAGGTCATTGCGCCGCCCCACAATACCGATTTAAAACCTAGCTCCACATTTTCTGATACTTCTTTATCGAAGGTTCTAATAATAGTGGGATCGTATTCGTTAAAACCACCACTACGAAAACCTTTAGACGCGGAGAAATAGGTCATCATATCTTCGCTCCAGTTATAGGTAATCTGTAACTTAGGCTGTGTTTCGCTAAAGGTTTCTGAGGCCTTAGATACGTCCTTTTGACGCTCATCAAAAGATTCACGCTTATCTTCGTCGTAACGTAAGGCGAAAGCGATAGATAACTCATCATTGACATCATAATCAGCCTGACCAAAGACCGCCCATGAATCACTGGTGTTTTCATCCACTACGGAGTAAGCGTATTCAGTACCAAAGTCAGCATCAAAATCAAAAGCACTAACCGCCATATCATATTCAGCTCTAGGTATAGTAAAGCTGCTTCTGTCTCTTTCAACGGTGCCTACCCAATCTGAAAACCAAGTAAACTCAGAGTTAATTTTACGGTGTTGGTAATACGCGCCCACCTGCCACTCTAGTACCTCACTATCACCGGTAATGCGGAATTCAGCGGAACAACCTAATAGCGCCGTCAGTAACATTCACCACTATAAATCGACGCTATAGCGCCGCGGTGCATAAGCAACGATTATAGGGCGGTTTTTCAACGAAAGATTCGGTAACGCGCCAGCATTTCAACTACCTATTTCCCTTTTATTGCCTACCATTAACTAAGATTCCAACACTTAACACAGGTATACTCATGACTACCGGCCTAACTTTTAGCAAATCAATACAACGCCTATCACAACGCAGCTCCAATGTATGGGATATACATGATAAAGCCTGTGCTCGATTAGATGCCGGCGAAGACATACACCTGCTATCGGTGGGCGACCCAGATCTAGCCACTCTAGACAGCACCATTAATCACACCATAGAGAGCCTCAAAAAAGGCCGCACCCACTACTCACCCGGTGCCGGTGAAGCCGAGCTGCTCAAGACCATAGCCGACATAGAGGCCCGTGCCTCACAAAAGCCCTGCAGCCCCGATGAGGTACTAATCTACCCCGGCGCTACCCATGCTATTTACTCGGTGATGGCCTGTTTATTAGACGATGGTGATGAGATAGTCGTACCCGAGCCTATGTACATAGGCTACCACGGTATTTTTGATGCCATAGGTGCGAAAGTGGTTAGCGTACCGCTAGAAGTACACGATAACTTCAACCTCGATGCCGACGCGGTAAAAGCTGCCATTAGCGACAACACCAAAGTGCTGTTTTTAAACACCCCAGGTAACCCCGCAGGTAATATGATCGCCCCCGAAGTGCTGGCTGATTTAGCCCAGTACTGCCTAGAGCGTAATATCTGGCTGGTATGCGATGAAGTGTACTCCATGATTACCTACGATAAGCGCCACACCTCTATACGTCGCGCTGCCGCCTCGCTGGATAACATCATTGTTATTGATGGCCTTTCCAAGTCCCATGCCATGACTGGCTGGCGCCTAGGCTGGAGTGTTGCCCCCGCCGCCGTCACCGAAAAGCTATTGCAATTTAGCTCATCGATTGTTTTTGGTTGCTGCCAATTTATTCAAGACGCCGCCACCTTCGCGCTGAAAAACGACGAAGAGTATATGAACAGCATGCGCGAAGAATACAAAACCCGCCGCGACTACGCCTATAAGCGCTTAAAAACCATGCCCGGTCTTAAATGCCAAGCGCCACAGGGCGGTATGTTTTTAATGGTCGATATCACCGATATCGCCGCCGACGGTTTTGCCTTTGCCAGCGACCTGCTAGACAAGCAAGGGGTATCAGTGTTGCCCGGTGAAGGCTTTGGCCCGTCTACCAAAGGCTTTGTCAGAATCTCGCTCACCCTAGGGATCGGTGAGCTGGAAAAAGCGCTGGATAAAGTGCAGCGATACACGCAATCGCTTAGTGCATAACACCCTAGCGGTCGAACATTTTTGACTGATCAGATATTTTTGTGCCCAGCAAGACCTTTTAATCTTGCTGAGCACAAAGAAATTAATCAGCCATCATTTGATGCGCTATAAAACTTTACGTTTGACCCGTCGGTCTCAACCCGCCCATGCAAATGAAAGTAACACGCCCAGCAAGGCGGAAAGGCAGAAGCCGCCATATTTAAAAAACAATTAAGAAAATTAAAACACCGAGTACCGGGTTAATCCCAGCGCGACCCAAATTAGCTGTGGAGCTATCCCTCCTAAGCCTTTTACCAAATACCCACTAAACGAATTGCTATGGCTAGTCGATAACGACTAGCCATTTAGTTTCAGGCTTTAATCCCAATAGCTCAGGCATAGCCATCGACAAACTGCGCCTGTGGCAATTCTATTAGCGTAGGTTTGTTACGCTGGTTGGCAGCCACTAGCTCTTCATGTAACTCGGCATGGCTATTAACTTGGCGAGTTTCACAACCAAAAGCCTTACCTATACCAATAAAGTCTGGGGTATAGATATTAACGCCTATTTGCTCAATATTGCCGTCTTCCATAAAGCGTTTTATTTCGCCGTAGCCGTTGTTATTCCAGATTAAAAAGATCACCGGCACTTCGGCCTCTACCGCACTGGCTAATTCACCTATAGTAAACTGAGAAGCACCATCACCAATTAATGCCACTACCGGTAACTCAGGCTTAGCCAACTTTGCGCCTATAGCTGCAGGTATGCCGTAACCTAAAGTGCCGAAGCCACTGGCTGAATGAAAGTAACGCCTAGCGTGTTCAGTTTCATAACTCACCCAAGCATAATACGTAGGCTGGGTAGAGTCGCCGGCTATCACCACCTCGGGTAAGGCATCGCGTACGGTGTCAAAAAAGGCTGCATACTGCTCGTTGCGCACGCTAAACACGGCTTCTTTTAACGCTGCCGCCCTAGCTACACCTGCCGCTTTATCGGCAGCTACCTCTAGCAATTGGCTATTGATGGCCTCTACCGCAAATTTGGCATCACTTAAAATTGCCACCTGGGCTTTAACATTGCGGGTTAATTGGCTGGCATCGATATCCACCCGTATTAAGGCGCCGCCTATGGTGATGTCACCCAAAAAGAAAAAGTCATAATCGGTTTCGCCAAACTCTGTGCCCACCGCCAATACCACATCGGCTTCGCTAAACTCTTTGCGTATGGCCTCCCAAGAGCCAGAGCCGCCCACCGCTAGCGGGTGGCTATAAGGCACTATGCCTTTGGCATTCACGGTATTCACCACTGGCGCACCTAATTTCTCTGCTAAGGCGATAATCTCTGGCCCGGCATTAGCCGCACCACCACCCAAGGCAATTAAGGGGCGCTGGGCTTTCGCTAATAACGCTACTGCGCGAGCAACCGAGCGTGGCGCAGGTGCAGGCGGCTCGGGTAAATCAAATAGGGTTTGATCAATATGATCGGCAGGCGAGGTGATGACATCAATGGGAATTTCTATGTGTACCGGGCCGGGGCGTTCGCTGTTAAACACGGTGAAAGCTCTGGCCAATACTTTCGGTAATTCATCGGCGCGCAATAAGGTGTGGCTAAATACCGAGACGCCGCTCATTACATTGCGTTGGTTGGGCATTTCATGCAAACGGCCCTCGCCCATACCTAGCTCATAGGTGCGGTTAACCGAGGAAATCACCAACATAGGTATAGAGTCGGCTAGCGCCTGGCCCATGGCAGTAGCTATATTAGTCATACCGGGACCGGTGATAATCAAACACACACCGGGCTTGCCGCTAACACGGGCATAACCGTCAGCCATAAAACCTGCACCCTGCTCGTGGCGCGGGGTGATGTGTTTAATATGGGTGTCGGGCAGGCCGCGGTATAACTCCACAGTATGCACACCGGGAATACCAAAGACGGTATCCACACCGTAGTTTTCTAAAATTTTAACCAGTACTTCACCGCAGGTTGCCATAATTGTCTCCGCCACATAAACACACAATAAAACAGGATATACGCTATCAAAACACGCTGTTGTTACACATGTTGCTACACATTAGCCCCTGAGGGAGAAGTGTACAACGCCAGCCGCTTTTGATAACGCTTTGATAGTTTTAAAGTTTACCGTTTTGTAGACAAATTATTCGCTGATTACAGCGGTTTTTATGGCATACAATGCATTCTTAGCGCATAAAAACCGTGTTTTCAGTACTGCGGCTTTATGACTGGCTAGTCTGCAACTGTTTAACAGCCGCTATATGGCCATCCCTAATTAACAACTTAGGCTTGGCTATAGCATTAAACTCTGATGCCATTACCGTGGTATACGCCCCCAGACAAGGCCCCACCACATCATCGACAGCCAGTTTAGGCAATATAACGTTTTCATAAATAACGTCCACGCTATCACAGGTAGGCCCCGCCAATACCGTATTGCACTGCGGCGCCGCATCGCCAAACACCTGTAGCGGATAGCGATTACCCGAATAAAACGCACCGCTAAACGAACCATAGACGCCGTCATCCAAAAAATACCATTGCGCTTTTTCCGCAGCTGCCGCACCCATAATCGTCGCTACCGAATAAAAACACGGCGCCGATAAGCAGCGACCCGGCTCGGCAATAACTCAACCTTATCCGCATAGGCGGCAAACTTATCCAGTTCCTCAACACAATCCACCACAAAGGTGTTGCAATCAAAGTCTAAGGCGCACGCATGTCGGCATCTTTTTTAAAGGGATGGGTATGGATCAATTGCTTGGGACGATGTTCTAGCTGCTGCAAAATATCAATTTCACCATTGGTTGCGATATCTATACCCGCCCCCTCTGCAATTAACACCTCTAAAAAAGCGGGCTCACACTGCGACTTCATCGCATAGTACAGCTCAACACTAGGCAGGGCCTCGCATAGCTCCCTATAACGTGAACGCACCTTATCTCTATCTAAGAGTAATAGCGGCGAGCCATGCGCTTTAGTCATAGCCTGATAATACTCACCTAGCTGCGCGGGCAGAATCTCTATAATCGACACGGGCTTATACTTTCAATAAAACGTAGTAAAAACAGCAAACAAAGACATTTTTGGCTTGCTAAAGTCATGCATATTCCTTTAACGTAAACCACGATAAACGCCTAACACAGCGCTAATAATACGAGCCTTTAGCGCCACAAACTGTCGGCAATCACCGTGAAAACGTCGCCATTAGCCTGCGTTTTACTTTAACAAAAAAATGAAAACTAAAGTTAATAACTTAACATTGAAAATTGAAAATCGAGAGCGCTCGTGGATAAATTTGATCAACTTATTTGTTGTCGCCCTGCGCAAAGATACCAGGCAATCGGTATCAGATATTGCCGACAGCATTAGTCATTCCCGCTCGGCGGTATCAGAAAAAATAAAAAGGCTGAAACTAGCGGCGTTATACGCGGCTATCAAGCCATACTGGGGAAGCTGCAGTGAGATTATCGATATCTTTAAACGCATACCCGAAGTGCAATCCTGCCACGGTATCTCAGGGGATATAGATTTATTGGTATATCTATGTGCCGAACCCATGGATAGCTTGCAGCACATTAGAGAGCACATCGCTAGCCAAGAAAGCATTGTCAAAGTCAAAACCCATATAGTACTAAGCGAATGGGTTAACCACCTAGCCTAGCGGCTAGGCTTATCATTATGTGGTCATTATCCAGGCGACATGCGGGAACGGTGCGACCATCTTTTTTAAACACCATTAGCAATACGTTAATAAGCATCGCCGATAAAAAAGAATCACCGGCAGGGATAGTGGTAAGGCGTATTGCACCGTCACTTGATGCAAAGGCGACTAATATACCTAATAGCCAGGATGATATTGCCGGCCATGAGAGAGCGGGAACTGAGTCACAGTAATGCTGGTGATTATGTCGCTCTTTAGCCACTAAAAAACGCATAATCTAGCCTATTAGCAACAAGCCTCACAGCCCGGATAATAATCTGATTATTAAAGCCAGCAAGGCTTTAGTGGTGTAATAACTGCTTTTTAGTGCCGCTAATTCTTGCTGCAGCAACTCTAGATCGAAATACTGCTCTATAATTAAACCGGGACCGTCACGTTTATACCCACAAAGCCAAACCAGTGGAGAGTAACTACCCTAATGCCCTTGCATAGACTGCTAAAAGTATTACTGATAGGGCTATTACCCAGTATCAGCTATGCAGCACACAGTAACGGCGAAAATCATCACCAAACCCTCTATGTTGTTGCTAAGGAGTGGCTAGGCTACACCGAAAAAAATGGCCATGGCTTATACTTCAATCTAATCAAACGTATTTACGAAACCGAAGGTTATACGGTAAAAACCCAAATCATGCCTTTTAAGCGTGCCATCGGTTACATTAATTTAGCTAAGGCCGACATATTGTTAGCAGACGATGATTTGCAATATC contains:
- a CDS encoding PilZ domain-containing protein, translated to MRKYMRHPADVPIQISVDFDVSGMPTTACVSGEMVDVSQGGIACDIGHYLAVGCQVCVDITTVSPQYHGLGKVVWCKPQSSGYEVGVCFLNQQESFRSRMVQQVCQIDVYKNMIYEREGRLLDGNEAAAEWIQKYAADFLGESPSSNPSLN
- a CDS encoding beta-ketoacyl synthase; translated protein: MTSIPLIVGFGGVNSAGRSSGHHGYRRMIIDSLSQAEAQHTYQNLAALMNISSSGEDLSEAQRQHILDHSLVRRIEDAWFNPDAVVFNKRMAMDVDAATPLTFETKRRNLPDTLPAGWVVTDLAGATVKVEIHQATEMLVPDPRATAVSSAGQLPSGFEPGKLYPSRSHPRGLQMTVFGASDALGNLGIDWDLVRDHVAADQISVFAGSSMGQSDADGLGGMIGSRFDGRRVTSKNCALGFAEMPADFINAYVIGSTGTTGATLGACASFLYNLRQGVNEIREGRSRVVIVGGSEAPINPDVVAGYAAMGALATDAELMALDGSDTPDNRRAVRPFGHNCGFTIAESAQFVVLFDDALAMELGATVYGAVTDVFINADGYKKSISSPGVGNYLTVAKSMAVAKAILGEQAVQQRSYIHAHGSSTPQNRVTESHILNEVAKQFGINQWPVAAIKSYIGHSLGVSSGDQLVNSLGVWNKGIIPGINTIDTIAEDVHCSNLAFSTQHREVGVEGMDVAVLNSKGFGGNNASAPILAPHIAHKMLAKKYGDKIYQQYLSSNEAVKAQSAAYDALATSGGAELIYKFDNNVLGGKDLSMDSHGIGVPGFGAQVNLDIDSPYKDML
- a CDS encoding GlxA family transcriptional regulator, which codes for MYTVSFIALPQCLASSISLPLEMLHAADHFHRSHNRSRQSLQINIVSTGADSIATAGGLQLLATCKLKDVKHSDLIILPSLWRNPLKILRKQPQLLSWLQQMAAQDATICAVGTSSCLLAEAGLLDGKPATTHWYFCEQFQRQYPKVDLKRRYLITQADNLYCAGSVNSVADLIVHLIERHFGPEIAHLVEGQFSPEIRRSFSSHAYDEYASNLHQDELIIQAQEWLQHHALEDISISDLAASLGLGMRTFNRRFKQATAATASDYLQSLRVNTAKELLRTSNLSIAEVAEQSGYHDSSYFCSRFKKLTGQTPLAYRKSVRGKLFKVSV
- a CDS encoding ABC transporter substrate-binding protein — protein: MTNVFLLRCLMLLLLSTGPTFSQDTTPAPSTDINIAFDLWPGYYPLIIAEQQGYFKKYQLNVKSTYFDRVSKLQTRFVDKQFDAVCIALGDIFSLLEQLPNARIILIADLSAGGDALLSLSPLPKNLNNLRIGINVNGFGELFITEFLKDYDHNIEDVTLVNIDASETTQLLLSRQVDIVHSWEPFVTEAISAGAKILYTSRQAPGLLPDVVAFHGDFLALHPQAAKNFTKAWFEAVEWWLNNPAAGNKIIEKTLTLNKPVDLKGIKLMSYEDNLDSFNNPRSARSLDRVLNRYIEFFSHKNIISKELNATEIINANFLSAPSK
- a CDS encoding TonB-dependent receptor encodes the protein MLLTALLGCSAEFRITGDSEVLEWQVGAYYQHRKINSEFTWFSDWVGTVERDRSSFTIPRAEYDMAVSAFDFDADFGTEYAYSVVDENTSDSWAVFGQADYDVNDELSIAFALRYDEDKRESFDERQKDVSKASETFSETQPKLQITYNWSEDMMTYFSASKGFRSGGFNEYDPTIIRTFDKEVSENVELGFKSVLWGGAMTLSGAVFHIDIENTQFTRLNLDTFTLENLGIDESTSQGVELEAVIQPMEGLRFNLGYGYADSKIDKFTATEDYGDIDGNKVPGVHKYNINAGVEYTTAVSDMMDAVVRVDLIRKGPLAWELDNVITSDTSDFMNIRAGIQTENYGVTLFVENATDERVATEDFYGAAGVARMPNMPRFYGVEASYKF
- a CDS encoding pyridoxal phosphate-dependent aminotransferase, giving the protein MTTGLTFSKSIQRLSQRSSNVWDIHDKACARLDAGEDIHLLSVGDPDLATLDSTINHTIESLKKGRTHYSPGAGEAELLKTIADIEARASQKPCSPDEVLIYPGATHAIYSVMACLLDDGDEIVVPEPMYIGYHGIFDAIGAKVVSVPLEVHDNFNLDADAVKAAISDNTKVLFLNTPGNPAGNMIAPEVLADLAQYCLERNIWLVCDEVYSMITYDKRHTSIRRAAASLDNIIVIDGLSKSHAMTGWRLGWSVAPAAVTEKLLQFSSSIVFGCCQFIQDAATFALKNDEEYMNSMREEYKTRRDYAYKRLKTMPGLKCQAPQGGMFLMVDITDIAADGFAFASDLLDKQGVSVLPGEGFGPSTKGFVRISLTLGIGELEKALDKVQRYTQSLSA
- a CDS encoding 5-guanidino-2-oxopentanoate decarboxylase, which translates into the protein MATCGEVLVKILENYGVDTVFGIPGVHTVELYRGLPDTHIKHITPRHEQGAGFMADGYARVSGKPGVCLIITGPGMTNIATAMGQALADSIPMLVISSVNRTYELGMGEGRLHEMPNQRNVMSGVSVFSHTLLRADELPKVLARAFTVFNSERPGPVHIEIPIDVITSPADHIDQTLFDLPEPPAPAPRSVARAVALLAKAQRPLIALGGGAANAGPEIIALAEKLGAPVVNTVNAKGIVPYSHPLAVGGSGSWEAIRKEFSEADVVLAVGTEFGETDYDFFFLGDITIGGALIRVDIDASQLTRNVKAQVAILSDAKFAVEAINSQLLEVAADKAAGVARAAALKEAVFSVRNEQYAAFFDTVRDALPEVVIAGDSTQPTYYAWVSYETEHARRYFHSASGFGTLGYGIPAAIGAKLAKPELPVVALIGDGASQFTIGELASAVEAEVPVIFLIWNNNGYGEIKRFMEDGNIEQIGVNIYTPDFIGIGKAFGCETRQVNSHAELHEELVAANQRNKPTLIELPQAQFVDGYA
- a CDS encoding Lrp/AsnC family transcriptional regulator; protein product: MKTKVNNLTLKIENRERSWINLINLFVVALRKDTRQSVSDIADSISHSRSAVSEKIKRLKLAALYAAIKPYWGSCSEIIDIFKRIPEVQSCHGISGDIDLLVYLCAEPMDSLQHIREHIASQESIVKVKTHIVLSEWVNHLA